GCTGGATGCCACGGGGGCCTTCCCGTCCGCAGGACGGTCGGTGGTGCTCAGGCTGGCGGCCGTTCCGTCCGCAGGACGGTTGGCGGTGCGCAGCACCGCCCCCCAGCCGGACGCTTCAGCGTCCGGGGCGCCCGGCCCCGTTGCTCCTCCTTGCGGTCGTTCGTGCCCGCGCCGGGCCTGCGGCCAACCGTCCTGCGGACGGAAGGCACGTCTGAGGGAAAGGGGGGGCGCTCCTTCCCCGGCGTTGAAACGCCGGGCTGAGGGGCGGTGCTGCGCACCGCCGAGCGTCCTGCGGACGCCACGACTTCCGCACCGCCGCGCCTCCGCGCCCTAGGCCACCAGCCGACAATCGAGAGTCACGCCCCCCTCTCCTTGCGTCTTGTCGTGGGTCGCGCTATCATTGGTGTGCTTGCGCCGCGCCGGAGGCGGGCGCAAGCATTTGCGTTCAGTTGCCTGGCAACTGCCGGAGGAAGCACATGCCTCAGTATGACAAGCTGCAGATCTACTTCAACGGTGAGTTCGAGCCCCTGAGTGAAGCCCGACTGTCCATCTTCGACCATGGCGTCATGCTCGGCGACATGGTCTATGAGATGACGCGCACCTTCGCCCACAAGCCGTTCATGCTCGACGCCCACCTGGACCGACTCATGGCCTCCTGCCGGTTCACCGGGATCAACCCCGGCCTGTCGCGCCAGGAGGTCGAGGAGGTCTCACTAAGGCTCCTGGCCCTCAATGAGCCCTTCGTGGAGCCGGAGGTGGATCTCTTCATCCGCCACGACATCTCGCGCGGGACCATGGCCCACTACGAGCGCTGCGTACTCCCGCCGCAGAAGCCGACGGCGCCCGGACAGGCCACGGTCATCATCGCCTGCATTCCCCTGATTGAGTACCTCGGCCGCGCTGCGGCGTACTTCGACGGCGGGCTGCACGCCGTCGTCCCGCCCCAGCAGGCCATCCCGGCGCGCTACCTGGACCCCAAGTGCAAGACGCGGTCGCGGCTGCACTACCAGATGGCGAACCTGCAGGCCCGACGCCTGGACCCGGAGGCCTGGGCCGTGATGGTGGATGAGCACGGCCACATCGCCGAGGGCACCAGCTCGAACTTCCACATCGTCAAGAACGGCGCGATCTACACCTCTCAGGGGCGCAACGTCCTGCGCGGGTGCTCCCGGCAGTACGTGGCGCGGCTGGCCGATCAGCTCGGCATTCCCTGCCACGAGGCGAACATC
Above is a genomic segment from bacterium containing:
- a CDS encoding aminotransferase class IV, whose product is MPQYDKLQIYFNGEFEPLSEARLSIFDHGVMLGDMVYEMTRTFAHKPFMLDAHLDRLMASCRFTGINPGLSRQEVEEVSLRLLALNEPFVEPEVDLFIRHDISRGTMAHYERCVLPPQKPTAPGQATVIIACIPLIEYLGRAAAYFDGGLHAVVPPQQAIPARYLDPKCKTRSRLHYQMANLQARRLDPEAWAVMVDEHGHIAEGTSSNFHIVKNGAIYTSQGRNVLRGCSRQYVARLADQLGIPCHEANIEPYDVLNADEAFFTASSYCLCPATRFNFQPIGDGQVGPVVKSLLRQWSENVGVDLVAQAKLMAEQYC